In Panacibacter ginsenosidivorans, the following proteins share a genomic window:
- a CDS encoding kelch repeat-containing protein, translating into MKIFTQILVACLFSEIMFAQHINTALSTPNTWTQKADFGGADRGYAVGFSINGKGYLGTGGKYPDPPYKDFWEYDPVTDTWTQKADFAGTARMYAVAFSIGSKGYLGTGYNDGTVYKDFWEYDPTTNLWTQKADFGGPPRSFAIGFSIGNKGYLGTGSNYPYYYKDFWEYDPAGDKWTQKKDFGGDARAYAVGFSIDNKGYLGTGYTYPSYYKDFWEYDPANDAWTQKADFGGNSRAYAVGFSIGGKGYLGTGDISISSYPSKDFWEYDPATNNWSQKADFGGAARGYAVGFSINSKGYLGTGDISASPYHAKDFWEYTPGNNCPAPTDLKVLRVSDTYAILKWDDIGGGVLKLQVRYRTLNETSWTKQRRNPDHNWMYINKLIPNTTYRWQLRSLCAEDTSGWIAGPNFTTTSSVVLSGISGDLNYKAAESFAIQITPNPNKGNFTIHLQLPAKDALTTLTLYNSFGERIWQQAGMLSGTVTKNIVLDNKPATGIYVLYIERSDMILTQKIVISK; encoded by the coding sequence ATGAAAATCTTTACACAAATTCTTGTTGCATGCTTATTTTCAGAGATAATGTTTGCACAACACATAAATACAGCGTTAAGTACTCCAAATACCTGGACGCAAAAAGCAGATTTCGGAGGGGCTGACCGGGGATATGCAGTAGGGTTCAGCATTAATGGTAAAGGGTATCTGGGAACCGGAGGTAAATACCCTGATCCACCTTATAAAGATTTCTGGGAGTACGATCCTGTTACAGACACGTGGACGCAGAAAGCAGATTTCGCTGGAACAGCCCGTATGTATGCAGTAGCATTCAGCATAGGCAGCAAGGGGTACCTTGGTACGGGATATAATGATGGCACTGTCTACAAAGATTTTTGGGAATACGATCCAACGACTAACCTCTGGACACAGAAAGCTGATTTTGGAGGACCTCCACGTTCATTTGCGATTGGCTTTAGCATCGGCAACAAAGGGTACCTTGGAACGGGGAGTAATTATCCGTACTACTACAAAGATTTCTGGGAGTATGATCCTGCTGGTGATAAATGGACACAAAAAAAAGATTTTGGAGGCGATGCCCGTGCTTATGCGGTTGGCTTCAGCATAGACAATAAGGGATACCTGGGAACTGGTTATACTTATCCAAGCTATTACAAAGATTTCTGGGAATATGATCCTGCTAATGACGCATGGACACAAAAAGCAGATTTCGGGGGAAATTCCCGGGCATATGCAGTTGGCTTCAGTATTGGTGGTAAAGGATACCTGGGAACGGGAGATATAAGCATCTCGTCCTATCCATCAAAAGATTTTTGGGAATACGATCCGGCAACTAATAACTGGTCTCAAAAAGCTGACTTCGGCGGAGCTGCACGTGGGTATGCTGTTGGTTTCAGCATTAACAGTAAAGGTTACCTGGGAACTGGAGATATTAGCGCCTCACCCTATCATGCAAAAGATTTTTGGGAATATACACCCGGCAATAACTGCCCTGCACCCACAGATTTAAAAGTGCTCCGTGTTTCAGATACCTATGCCATATTAAAATGGGATGATATTGGTGGAGGCGTTTTAAAATTGCAGGTACGTTACCGGACATTGAATGAAACTTCATGGACCAAACAAAGGAGAAATCCTGATCATAACTGGATGTATATAAATAAACTAATACCCAATACAACCTACCGATGGCAGCTAAGAAGCTTATGTGCTGAAGATACATCCGGTTGGATTGCCGGGCCAAATTTTACTACAACTTCTTCAGTTGTATTGTCAGGTATATCAGGTGATCTTAACTACAAAGCAGCAGAAAGTTTTGCAATACAAATAACACCAAACCCAAATAAAGGCAACTTTACTATTCACCTGCAGTTGCCTGCAAAAGATGCTTTAACTACATTGACATTGTATAATAGTTTTGGAGAAAGAATTTGGCAGCAGGCAGGTATGTTAAGTGGAACAGTAACAAAAAATATTGTGCTTGACAATAAACCGGCAACAGGAATTTATGTTTTATATATCGAACGAAGTGATATGATTCTTACTCAAAAAATTGTAATAAGCAAATAA